The Elaeis guineensis isolate ETL-2024a chromosome 13, EG11, whole genome shotgun sequence genome includes a region encoding these proteins:
- the LOC105060915 gene encoding uncharacterized protein produces the protein MDVDLLNSSPETQLDWMNTMIQIEEFAEFSEVPPSTEFPAVPSPEFNNSPTTPNSPMVAAGPQPAAMPFVGTTTQHPLITPILSTNPTLNTDLWPLSLGQQPGSVAAMREMIFRIAAMQPIHIDPESVKPPKRRNVKISKEPQSVAARLRRERISERMRILQRLVPGGTKMDTASMLDEAIHYVKFLKTQVRSLEQAADSRRSMGAVSPSSALGFPSSGNYSSVRMAHQLPDQGFMNYGYMNSNHIC, from the coding sequence ATGGACGTAGACCTCCTTAACTCTTCCCCAGAGACTCAACTGGATTGGATGAACACAATGATCCAAATCGAGGAATTTGCTGAATTCTCGGAGGTACCACCATCCACCGAGTTCCCTGCTGTTCCCTCGCCTGAATTCAACAATTCTCCCACCACCCCAAATTCTCCCATGGTGGCTGCTGGTCCCCAACCAGCTGCCATGCCTTTCGTTGGTACCACCACCCAACACCCACTCATTACACCCATCTTGTCCACCAACCCCACACTGAACACTGACCTTTGGCCATTATCCCTCGGCCAGCAGCCTGGCTCCGTGGCGGCGATGCGGGAGATGATATTCCGCATTGCCGCAATGCAGCCCATCCACATCGACCCGGAGTCGGTGAAGCCACCCAAGCGGCGGAATGTTAAGATCTCCAAAGAACCCCAGAGCGTGGCGGCGCGGCTTCGGAGAGAGCGGATAAGCGAGAGGATGCGAATACTTCAGCGGCTCGTCCCCGGTGGGACGAAGATGGACACGGCTTCCATGCTGGACGAGGCAATCCACTATGTCAAATTCCTGAAGACCCAGGTGCGGTCACTGGAGCAGGCGGCTGACAGCCGGAGGAGCATGGGGGCCGTTTCGCCGTCCTCTGCCTTAGGATTCCCATCCAGTGGAAATTACTCAAGCGTCAGAATGGCACATCAGCTGCCAGATCAAGGGTTCATGAACTATGGTTATATGAATTCCAACCATATATGCTGA